From the genome of Streptomyces sp. V1I1, one region includes:
- a CDS encoding polysaccharide deacetylase family protein translates to MTQAHRLLAGLLAAGALLTTGCAQSVDPLERLGRKAAKQVTPGAGAPGAAHLRWGLARPLAAAPKPPARRLSAPPVVHRVPTRDKVVFLTFDERAARDQRFVRMAGELKLPVSVFHTARHPDLRTLSYEGQRAEICGHHEVRLFRPPHGAYNEDTLRAAADCGVRAVVLGREYADGEQLRPGEIVRADARTAARLLRRIEEQGYAVARLEDYV, encoded by the coding sequence ATGACGCAGGCGCACCGGCTGCTGGCCGGACTGCTGGCGGCCGGTGCGCTTCTCACCACGGGGTGCGCACAGTCGGTGGACCCCCTCGAGCGGCTCGGGCGCAAGGCCGCGAAGCAGGTCACGCCGGGCGCAGGCGCGCCGGGCGCCGCCCACCTGCGGTGGGGGCTGGCCCGGCCGCTGGCCGCCGCGCCGAAGCCGCCCGCACGCCGGCTCTCGGCGCCGCCCGTGGTGCACCGGGTGCCCACCCGCGACAAGGTCGTCTTCCTCACCTTCGACGAGCGCGCGGCGCGCGATCAGCGGTTCGTACGGATGGCGGGCGAGCTGAAGTTGCCGGTCAGCGTGTTCCACACGGCCCGGCATCCGGACCTGCGCACGCTCTCGTACGAGGGACAGCGCGCCGAGATCTGCGGACACCATGAGGTCCGCCTCTTCCGCCCGCCGCACGGCGCGTACAACGAGGACACGCTGCGGGCGGCGGCCGACTGCGGGGTCCGCGCGGTGGTCCTGGGGCGGGAGTACGCGGACGGCGAACAGTTGCGGCCCGGCGAGATCGTGCGGGCGGATGCCCGAACGGCGGCACGGCTGCTGCGCCGTATCGAAGAGCAGGGATACGCGGTGGCGCGCCTGGAGGACTACGTCTGA
- a CDS encoding hydroxyacid dehydrogenase: MGPGIAERLFADRHRDRLSALARADPHLVAHDLAAPTPPVAAALAAAEVLLTCWGAPPLTAEVLAGAPRLRAVVHAAGSVKHHITDACWARGITVSSAAAVNALPVAEYTLAAILFAGKHVLRSAQHYERLRTDHDLCEFDDAGNYRRTVGIVGASRIGRRVIELLRPFDVQVLLYDPYVTDAEVADLGVVRTELDELCHLSSILTVHAPQLASTRHMVDARRLALLPDGATLINTSRGSLIDENALLPELVSGRLHAVLDVTDPEVPAADSPLYTLPNVLLTPHIAGSLGNELHRMADHALDELERYTQGLPFTDPVHPGALNHSA; the protein is encoded by the coding sequence ATGGGCCCGGGCATCGCCGAGCGCCTGTTCGCCGACCGTCACCGCGACCGCCTCAGCGCCCTCGCCCGCGCCGACCCGCACCTGGTCGCCCACGACCTGGCAGCCCCGACGCCCCCGGTCGCCGCCGCGCTTGCCGCCGCCGAAGTCCTGCTGACCTGCTGGGGCGCGCCCCCGCTCACCGCCGAAGTCCTCGCCGGCGCACCCCGGCTGCGCGCCGTCGTCCACGCCGCGGGATCCGTCAAGCACCACATCACCGACGCCTGCTGGGCCCGCGGTATCACGGTTTCCTCGGCCGCCGCGGTCAACGCCCTGCCCGTCGCCGAGTACACGCTGGCCGCGATCCTCTTCGCCGGCAAGCACGTCCTGCGCTCGGCCCAGCACTACGAGCGGCTGCGCACCGATCACGACTTGTGCGAATTCGACGACGCCGGCAACTACCGCCGGACGGTGGGCATCGTCGGCGCGTCCCGGATCGGCCGCCGAGTGATCGAACTGCTGCGCCCCTTCGACGTACAGGTGCTGCTGTACGACCCGTACGTCACCGACGCCGAAGTGGCGGACCTGGGCGTCGTACGCACCGAGCTGGACGAGCTCTGCCACCTCAGCAGCATCCTCACGGTCCACGCTCCGCAGCTGGCGTCCACTCGCCACATGGTCGACGCACGCCGGCTCGCGCTGCTGCCGGACGGCGCGACCCTGATCAATACCTCGCGCGGCTCGCTGATCGACGAGAACGCGCTGCTGCCGGAGCTGGTTTCGGGCCGGCTGCACGCCGTACTCGATGTCACCGACCCCGAAGTCCCGGCCGCCGACTCGCCGTTGTACACCCTGCCGAACGTCCTGCTGACCCCGCATATCGCCGGTTCGCTGGGCAATGAGCTCCACCGGATGGCGGACCATGCCCTCGACGAACTGGAGCGCTACACGCAGGGGCTGCCCTTCACGGACCCGGTCCATCCCGGGGCCCTGAATCACTCGGCCTGA
- a CDS encoding ester cyclase — protein sequence MKFVQIIDCKTERFDDMDRLMDQWVAQTQGKRTATHSLVGKDRADGSHFVEIVEFPSYEEAMKNSHLPETDRIFQEMVALCDGMPTFTDLDVVRDEQLNQATSRRFFHEIATGGNLDAIDEVFAADYADHDIMKEEDTTIGSDVIRGDVSAWRTAFDFTFSLDRQICEGDDVVTLWTWTGTHQGEFMGIAPTGKQCTMTGTTIFRFKDGKIQEGWWHFDVLRLMRQLGVTGQ from the coding sequence ATGAAATTCGTACAGATAATCGACTGCAAGACAGAGCGGTTCGACGACATGGACCGGCTCATGGACCAGTGGGTCGCGCAGACCCAAGGCAAGCGGACCGCCACCCACAGCCTCGTCGGCAAGGACCGCGCCGACGGGTCGCATTTCGTCGAGATCGTCGAATTTCCGTCGTACGAAGAGGCGATGAAGAACTCCCACCTGCCGGAGACGGACCGGATCTTCCAGGAGATGGTGGCGCTCTGCGACGGGATGCCCACCTTCACCGACCTCGATGTGGTCCGCGACGAACAGTTGAACCAGGCAACCTCTCGCCGGTTCTTCCACGAGATCGCCACCGGGGGCAACCTCGACGCCATCGACGAAGTGTTCGCGGCCGACTACGCCGACCACGACATCATGAAGGAAGAAGACACCACGATCGGGTCCGACGTCATCCGCGGCGATGTCAGCGCGTGGCGCACGGCCTTCGACTTCACCTTCAGCCTGGACAGGCAGATCTGCGAGGGCGACGACGTCGTGACGCTGTGGACCTGGACCGGCACCCACCAGGGCGAGTTCATGGGCATCGCGCCCACCGGCAAGCAGTGCACCATGACGGGCACCACGATCTTCCGCTTCAAGGACGGCAAGATCCAGGAAGGCTGGTGGCACTTCGACGTCCTGCGCCTGATGCGGCAGCTCGGCGTGACGGGTCAGTAA
- a CDS encoding methyltransferase domain-containing protein, with protein sequence MGRVNDLDPLASFAALLTDEGRALLDSLDAYDPAQELATATRLRREHPTALVSAALGQARLRQRAVAKFGAEDARRMFFTPNGVEQATRRAVASYRAGRFAGLGVRSVADLCSGIGGDAIALARAGIRVLAVDRDPLTAEVARANADALGLAQLIEVRCADVTEVDTAAYDAVFVDPARRGGRGRIFDPEAYSPPLSWAIGAARTRPRAALKIAPGIPHEAVPEDAEAEWISDGGDVKEAVLWFGTRPGTVGATLLPGPRSLTGTGLPDPAVRKVGRFLYEPDGAVIRAHLVAEVAEQLDGGLIDETIAYITADGLRATPYATAYEITDELPFSLKRLKALLRERGVGVLTVKKRGSAVEPEELRRKVKPQGPNAATVFLTRVAGAPTMLIGRPA encoded by the coding sequence ATGGGCCGGGTGAACGACCTGGATCCCCTCGCCTCCTTCGCCGCACTGCTCACCGATGAGGGGCGGGCGCTGCTGGACTCCCTGGACGCCTACGACCCGGCGCAGGAGCTGGCCACGGCCACCCGGCTGCGCCGCGAGCACCCGACCGCGCTGGTATCGGCGGCGCTGGGGCAGGCGCGGCTGCGACAGCGGGCGGTCGCGAAGTTCGGGGCCGAGGACGCGCGGCGGATGTTCTTCACGCCGAACGGCGTCGAGCAGGCGACCCGCCGCGCCGTCGCCTCGTACCGCGCCGGGCGCTTCGCGGGACTCGGCGTACGCAGCGTGGCGGACCTGTGCAGCGGGATCGGCGGCGACGCGATCGCACTCGCCCGGGCCGGGATCCGGGTGCTTGCGGTGGACCGGGACCCGCTGACGGCCGAAGTAGCACGTGCGAACGCCGACGCGCTGGGGCTGGCGCAGCTGATCGAGGTCCGCTGCGCGGATGTCACAGAGGTGGACACGGCCGCGTACGACGCGGTGTTCGTGGACCCGGCCCGGCGGGGCGGCCGGGGCCGCATTTTCGACCCGGAGGCGTACTCCCCGCCCCTGTCCTGGGCGATCGGCGCGGCCCGCACCCGCCCGCGCGCCGCGCTCAAGATCGCACCCGGCATCCCGCACGAGGCCGTCCCCGAGGACGCCGAGGCGGAGTGGATCTCGGACGGCGGCGACGTGAAGGAGGCAGTGCTCTGGTTCGGTACGCGCCCGGGCACGGTCGGCGCCACGCTGCTGCCGGGCCCGCGCTCACTCACCGGCACTGGCCTGCCCGACCCGGCGGTGCGCAAGGTGGGCCGCTTCCTTTACGAGCCCGACGGCGCGGTCATCCGCGCGCATCTGGTCGCCGAGGTCGCCGAGCAGCTGGACGGCGGGCTGATCGACGAGACGATCGCGTACATCACGGCGGACGGGCTACGGGCGACGCCGTACGCGACGGCGTATGAGATCACCGATGAACTCCCCTTCAGTCTGAAGAGGTTGAAGGCGCTGCTGCGGGAGCGCGGGGTCGGCGTCCTGACGGTGAAGAAGCGAGGCTCGGCGGTGGAGCCGGAAGAGCTGCGCCGCAAGGTGAAGCCGCAGGGGCCGAACGCGGCGACGGTGTTTCTGACGAGGGTGGCGGGGGCGCCGACGATGCTGATCGGGCGGCCTGCGTAA
- a CDS encoding multicopper oxidase family protein, whose amino-acid sequence MSRLKRVLIILTTVVVVIGLALGGGVLYVYSNAKVSTAGTTEFSNELAVPPLAKSTVKRDGTRLFELTMQAGQKEFRAGKPTPTWYFRGSGGRPPGDAAGGDYLGPTLRAKRGEKVEVKIKNALGEESTVHWHGMHLPAKMDGGPHQMVAPGAAWTPRWTVNQPASTLWYHPHPHGKTEKHVQRGLAGMFLLDDEKSARLALPKKYGVDDLPVIVQDVRFSGAKFDHGHKILRDTGFLGDRTMVNGTLDPYKVVGDELVRLRLLNASTARVYDFGFSDDREFALIGTDGGLLEKQARMDRIQLSPGERAEIVVRMKPGEKTVLRSFPHDSYGGGWQGRLAGGDDSFDVLELRAANALRPSPDIPGELGKLEVPDGSDSVRGRFFGLVTTGINGKGMKMDRIDETVTRGTAETWTVRNDHGTPHNFHVHDVQFRVLEVDGKQPPPELRGAKDTVFVPPHKTVKLAMRFDGPADPDTPYMYHCHLLYHEDLGMMGQFVVVEKGQRAGTVRAPHSHTGH is encoded by the coding sequence ATGTCTCGACTGAAGCGCGTCCTCATCATTCTCACGACGGTCGTCGTCGTCATAGGCCTCGCACTCGGTGGCGGTGTTCTGTATGTCTACTCGAACGCCAAGGTGTCCACGGCCGGGACGACTGAGTTCAGCAACGAGCTGGCTGTACCGCCGCTCGCGAAGTCGACGGTGAAGCGCGACGGGACCCGTCTCTTCGAACTGACCATGCAGGCCGGTCAGAAGGAGTTCCGAGCCGGGAAGCCCACACCCACCTGGTACTTCCGCGGGTCCGGGGGCCGCCCCCCGGGGGATGCGGCTGGTGGTGACTATCTCGGGCCGACGCTGCGCGCGAAGCGCGGCGAGAAGGTCGAGGTGAAGATCAAGAACGCGCTGGGCGAGGAGTCCACCGTGCACTGGCACGGCATGCATCTGCCCGCGAAGATGGACGGCGGTCCGCACCAGATGGTCGCCCCCGGGGCGGCCTGGACCCCGCGCTGGACCGTGAATCAGCCTGCCTCGACCCTCTGGTACCACCCGCATCCGCACGGCAAGACGGAGAAGCATGTGCAGCGGGGGCTGGCCGGGATGTTCCTCCTCGACGACGAGAAGTCCGCGCGGCTGGCGCTGCCCAAGAAGTACGGCGTCGACGATCTGCCGGTCATCGTTCAGGACGTCCGCTTCAGCGGGGCGAAGTTCGACCACGGGCACAAGATCCTGCGGGACACCGGGTTCCTCGGGGACCGGACGATGGTCAACGGCACCCTCGACCCGTACAAAGTCGTCGGCGACGAGCTCGTACGCCTGCGGCTGCTCAACGCCTCGACCGCCCGCGTCTACGACTTCGGATTCTCCGACGACCGTGAGTTCGCGCTGATCGGGACGGACGGCGGGCTGCTGGAGAAGCAGGCCCGGATGGACCGGATCCAGCTGTCGCCCGGTGAGCGGGCCGAGATCGTGGTGCGGATGAAGCCGGGCGAGAAGACGGTGCTGCGCAGCTTCCCGCACGACAGTTACGGAGGCGGATGGCAGGGGCGGCTCGCCGGTGGCGACGACAGCTTCGACGTACTGGAGTTGCGCGCGGCCAATGCGCTGCGGCCCTCGCCAGACATCCCCGGCGAGCTGGGCAAGCTGGAGGTCCCCGACGGGTCGGACTCGGTGCGGGGGCGGTTCTTCGGTCTTGTGACCACCGGCATCAACGGCAAGGGCATGAAGATGGACCGGATCGACGAGACCGTCACCCGGGGCACCGCCGAAACCTGGACCGTACGCAATGATCACGGCACTCCGCACAACTTCCATGTGCACGATGTGCAGTTCCGGGTGCTGGAGGTGGACGGCAAGCAGCCGCCGCCGGAGCTGCGCGGCGCGAAGGACACGGTGTTCGTACCGCCGCACAAGACGGTCAAGCTCGCGATGCGCTTCGACGGGCCCGCGGACCCAGACACTCCGTATATGTACCACTGTCATCTGCTGTACCACGAGGACCTGGGGATGATGGGTCAGTTCGTGGTCGTCGAGAAGGGACAGCGGGCGGGCACGGTGCGTGCACCGCACTCACACACGGGGCACTAA
- a CDS encoding polysaccharide deacetylase family protein: MQLVRQNEKNRARRSRAVLAVLLVAALGSACAAEPPRPAAGANAARGKAKRPGPAGALSAYVEKVKRTQAERAAAAKKWGLANTPLAAPQPPATKPEITTRKGFEVEDGESLPPVFTTVPVKEKIVFLTIDDGSEKDPALLQMMSELQIPYSAFLSDYVINDNYGYFEQMQDRGVSLHNHTLNHRYMPGLSYAEQEHEICDQQTKLEERYGKRPRLFRPPYGNYNKKTLRAAQSCGVKAVPLWAAEAFPDHMEWREWDQDLHPGDIILTHFRGSDDWEGTMPDMIRRVMKTVTDRGYAVAKLEDYV, translated from the coding sequence ATGCAGCTAGTAAGACAAAATGAGAAAAATCGTGCGCGGCGGAGCCGTGCAGTCCTGGCCGTGCTCCTCGTCGCCGCCCTCGGCTCCGCCTGTGCGGCCGAGCCCCCGCGACCTGCCGCCGGCGCGAACGCCGCCCGGGGCAAGGCGAAGCGGCCCGGCCCGGCCGGCGCGCTCTCCGCGTACGTGGAGAAGGTCAAGCGCACCCAGGCCGAACGCGCCGCCGCCGCCAAGAAGTGGGGCCTGGCCAACACCCCGCTCGCCGCGCCCCAGCCCCCCGCCACCAAACCGGAGATCACCACCCGCAAGGGCTTCGAGGTCGAGGACGGCGAGTCCTTGCCACCCGTCTTCACGACCGTGCCGGTCAAGGAGAAGATCGTCTTCCTGACGATCGACGACGGTTCGGAGAAGGACCCCGCCCTGCTCCAGATGATGAGCGAGCTCCAGATCCCGTACAGCGCCTTCCTCAGCGACTACGTGATCAACGACAACTACGGCTACTTCGAGCAGATGCAGGACCGCGGCGTCTCGCTGCACAACCACACCCTCAACCACCGCTATATGCCCGGCCTTTCGTACGCCGAGCAGGAGCACGAGATCTGCGACCAGCAGACCAAGCTCGAGGAGCGGTACGGCAAACGGCCCCGGCTCTTCCGCCCGCCGTACGGCAACTACAACAAGAAGACCCTGCGCGCCGCCCAGTCGTGCGGGGTGAAAGCCGTGCCCCTGTGGGCCGCCGAGGCGTTTCCCGATCACATGGAGTGGCGGGAGTGGGACCAGGATCTGCACCCCGGCGACATCATCCTCACCCACTTCCGCGGCAGCGATGACTGGGAGGGCACCATGCCCGACATGATCCGGCGGGTCATGAAGACGGTCACCGACAGGGGCTACGCCGTGGCAAAGCTGGAGGACTACGTATGA
- the rimI gene encoding ribosomal protein S18-alanine N-acetyltransferase → MRWWDLEHVLALEHALFPEDAWSAGMFWSELAHARGPRATRRYVVAEAEGKIVGYAGLAAAGGLGDVQTIAVARDQWGTGLGSRLLTDLLQHATAFECDEVLLEVRVDNTRAQKLYERFGFEPIGFRRGYYQPGNVDALVMRLHVQGTET, encoded by the coding sequence ATGCGCTGGTGGGACCTGGAGCATGTGCTCGCGCTCGAGCACGCGCTGTTCCCGGAGGACGCCTGGTCGGCCGGGATGTTCTGGTCCGAGCTCGCCCATGCGCGTGGCCCGCGGGCCACCCGCCGCTATGTGGTGGCCGAGGCGGAAGGGAAGATCGTCGGATACGCGGGCCTCGCGGCGGCCGGCGGCCTCGGAGACGTACAGACGATCGCCGTCGCCCGCGACCAGTGGGGCACGGGACTCGGCTCCCGGCTCCTGACCGACCTGCTGCAGCACGCCACCGCCTTCGAGTGCGACGAGGTGCTCCTCGAAGTGCGCGTGGACAACACCAGGGCCCAGAAGCTGTACGAGCGCTTCGGCTTCGAGCCCATCGGATTCCGCCGCGGCTACTACCAGCCGGGCAATGTCGACGCCCTCGTCATGCGGCTCCACGTACAAGGAACAGAGACTTAA
- a CDS encoding RNA polymerase sigma factor: METVEAVFRIESARIIAGVTRIVRDVGIAEEIAQDALVAALEQWPESGVPDKPGAWLMATAKHRAIDLVRRKETYARKLAEVGRTLEDVPPLEPADAEDIDDDLLRLIFTACHPVLSTEARIALTLRLLGGLTTEEIARAFLATEPTVAQRIVRAKRALAKAGVPFEVPYGSERAARLDSVLEVIYLVFNEGYSATAGDDWQRPALCEDALRLARVLAGLMPKEPEVHGLVALLEIQASRTAARTGPGGEPVLLADQNRSRWNQLLIRRGFAALGRANAVAAGAPGPYALQAAIAACHAKAVRYEETDWSAIAALYGQLAALAPSPVVELNRAVAVAMAEGPAAGLELVDALAEEPALKEYHLLPSVRGDLLARLGRRAEARAEFERAASLTRNARERELLLARAEERG, from the coding sequence ATGGAAACGGTCGAAGCGGTATTCAGGATCGAGTCCGCGCGGATCATCGCCGGCGTCACCCGCATCGTTCGGGACGTGGGCATCGCCGAGGAGATCGCGCAGGACGCTCTGGTCGCCGCGCTGGAGCAGTGGCCGGAGTCGGGTGTCCCGGACAAGCCGGGCGCCTGGCTCATGGCCACCGCCAAGCACCGCGCGATCGATCTCGTACGCCGCAAGGAGACCTACGCCCGCAAGCTGGCGGAGGTCGGGCGCACCCTGGAGGACGTGCCGCCGCTCGAGCCGGCCGACGCCGAGGACATTGATGACGACCTGCTGCGACTGATCTTCACCGCCTGCCATCCGGTGCTTTCCACCGAGGCGCGGATCGCGCTCACACTGCGCCTGCTCGGCGGTCTGACGACCGAGGAGATCGCCCGCGCCTTCCTGGCCACGGAGCCGACCGTCGCCCAGCGCATCGTCCGCGCCAAACGCGCCCTCGCCAAGGCGGGCGTCCCCTTCGAAGTGCCGTACGGCTCCGAGCGCGCCGCGCGCCTGGACTCCGTACTGGAAGTCATCTACCTCGTCTTCAACGAGGGCTACTCCGCGACCGCAGGCGACGACTGGCAGCGCCCGGCCCTCTGCGAGGACGCCCTACGGCTTGCCCGGGTGCTGGCCGGCCTTATGCCCAAGGAACCCGAAGTCCACGGCCTGGTCGCACTGTTGGAGATCCAGGCATCCCGCACGGCCGCGCGCACCGGCCCGGGCGGCGAGCCCGTGCTGCTCGCCGACCAGAACCGCTCCCGCTGGAACCAACTGCTGATCCGCCGCGGATTCGCGGCGCTCGGCCGCGCGAACGCGGTGGCGGCCGGGGCCCCCGGGCCGTACGCACTCCAGGCCGCGATCGCCGCCTGCCACGCCAAGGCGGTGCGCTACGAGGAGACGGACTGGTCCGCGATCGCCGCCCTGTACGGGCAACTCGCCGCCCTCGCCCCGTCCCCCGTCGTGGAGTTGAACCGCGCGGTCGCGGTCGCGATGGCCGAAGGCCCGGCGGCGGGCCTGGAGCTGGTGGACGCGCTGGCGGAGGAGCCCGCGCTGAAGGAGTACCACTTGCTGCCGAGCGTGCGCGGGGATCTGCTGGCGCGGCTGGGCCGACGGGCTGAAGCGCGGGCGGAGTTCGAACGGGCGGCGTCCCTGACCCGTAACGCACGGGAGAGGGAGTTGCTGCTGGCGCGGGCGGAGGAGCGCGGCTGA
- a CDS encoding SDR family oxidoreductase, with protein MTTALITGATAGIGAAFARRLAAEGHNLVLVARDTKRLQEQATELHDRHGIEAEVLTADLSQDDGIEAVEKRLSDPKSPVDLLVNNAGFGNKGRYLEVSMADELTMLKVHCEAVLRLTSAAAESMRERGRGGVVNVASVAAFVPRGTYGASKAWVVQFTQGAARDLAGSGVRLMALCPGFVRTEFHQRAGMGTDNIPGWMWLDADKLVSAALADLARGKSLSIPDPRYKALMGVVKLAPRRLLGGITSRTGRKYGPQ; from the coding sequence ATGACGACTGCACTGATTACGGGAGCGACCGCGGGGATCGGCGCCGCGTTCGCGCGGCGGCTCGCCGCCGAAGGACACAACCTGGTGCTGGTGGCCCGCGACACCAAGCGGCTGCAGGAGCAGGCCACCGAGCTGCACGACCGGCACGGCATCGAGGCGGAAGTGCTGACCGCCGATCTGTCGCAGGACGACGGGATCGAGGCGGTCGAGAAGCGGCTGTCCGACCCGAAGAGCCCGGTGGATCTGCTGGTCAACAACGCCGGGTTCGGGAACAAGGGGCGCTACCTCGAAGTGTCCATGGCCGACGAGCTCACGATGCTCAAGGTGCACTGCGAGGCGGTGCTGCGGCTCACCTCGGCGGCTGCGGAGTCGATGCGCGAACGCGGGCGGGGCGGGGTGGTGAATGTGGCGTCGGTGGCAGCGTTCGTGCCGCGCGGGACGTACGGCGCTTCGAAGGCGTGGGTCGTGCAGTTCACACAGGGAGCGGCCCGCGATCTGGCGGGGTCGGGGGTGCGGCTGATGGCGCTGTGCCCCGGTTTCGTACGCACGGAGTTCCATCAGCGGGCCGGGATGGGGACGGACAACATCCCGGGTTGGATGTGGCTGGACGCGGACAAGCTGGTGTCGGCGGCGCTGGCGGACCTGGCCCGTGGGAAGTCGCTGTCGATCCCGGACCCGCGGTACAAGGCGCTGATGGGTGTGGTGAAGCTGGCGCCGCGCAGGCTGCTCGGCGGGATCACGTCCAGGACGGGCCGGAAGTACGGACCGCAGTAA
- the tsaD gene encoding tRNA (adenosine(37)-N6)-threonylcarbamoyltransferase complex transferase subunit TsaD, whose translation MADEPLVLGIETSCDETGVGVVRGTTLLADAIASSVDTHARFGGVVPEIASRAHLEAMVPTIERALKDAGVSARDLDGIAVTAGPGLAGALLVGVSAAKAYAYALGKPLYGVNHLASHICVDQLEHGPLPEPTMALLVSGGHSSLLFAPDITSDVRPMGATIDDAAGEAFDKIARVLDLGFPGGPVIDRLAKEGDPAAIAFPRGLTGSRDPAYDFSFSGLKTSVARWIEAKRAAGEEVPVRDVAASFQEAVVDVLTRKAVRACQDQGVDHLMIGGGVAANSRLRALAQERCERAGIRLRVPRPGLCTDNGAMVAALGAEMVARNRPASDWELSADSSLPVTDPHVPGHAHDHDHVHEISKDNLYS comes from the coding sequence ATGGCTGACGAACCGCTCGTACTGGGCATCGAGACTTCCTGCGACGAGACCGGCGTCGGCGTCGTCCGCGGTACGACCCTGCTCGCGGACGCCATCGCGTCCAGCGTGGACACGCACGCCCGGTTCGGCGGCGTGGTGCCCGAGATCGCGTCACGCGCGCATCTGGAGGCGATGGTTCCGACCATCGAGCGCGCCCTGAAGGACGCGGGCGTCTCGGCGCGCGACCTGGACGGCATCGCGGTGACGGCGGGGCCGGGTCTAGCGGGCGCGCTGCTGGTCGGGGTCTCGGCGGCGAAGGCGTACGCGTACGCACTGGGCAAGCCGTTGTACGGGGTGAACCACCTGGCCTCGCACATCTGCGTCGACCAGCTGGAGCACGGACCGCTGCCCGAGCCGACGATGGCGCTGCTGGTGAGCGGTGGCCACTCGTCGCTGCTGTTCGCGCCCGACATCACATCTGACGTACGACCGATGGGCGCGACGATCGACGACGCGGCGGGCGAGGCCTTCGACAAGATCGCGCGGGTCCTTGACCTGGGCTTCCCGGGCGGTCCGGTGATCGACCGGCTGGCGAAGGAGGGCGACCCGGCGGCGATCGCGTTCCCGCGCGGCCTCACCGGCTCGCGCGACCCGGCGTACGACTTCTCCTTCTCGGGGCTCAAGACCTCGGTGGCCCGCTGGATCGAGGCCAAGCGGGCGGCGGGCGAGGAGGTGCCCGTACGGGATGTGGCGGCGTCGTTCCAGGAGGCGGTCGTCGATGTGCTGACCCGCAAGGCGGTGCGCGCCTGCCAGGACCAGGGCGTCGACCACCTGATGATCGGCGGCGGTGTGGCCGCCAACTCGCGGCTGCGGGCGCTTGCCCAGGAGCGCTGCGAGCGGGCGGGGATCCGGCTGCGGGTGCCGCGGCCGGGGCTGTGCACGGACAACGGCGCGATGGTGGCGGCGCTCGGGGCGGAGATGGTGGCGCGCAACCGGCCCGCCTCCGACTGGGAGCTGTCCGCGGACTCGTCGCTTCCGGTGACGGATCCGCATGTCCCGGGGCACGCCCACGACCACGATCATGTGCACGAGATCAGCAAGGACAACCTCTACTCATGA
- the groES gene encoding co-chaperone GroES, which yields MTTASSKVAIKPLEDRIVVQPLDAEQTTASGLVIPDTAKEKPQEGVVLAVGPGRFENGERLPLDVKTGDVVLYSKYGGTEVKYNGEEYLVLSARDVLAIIEK from the coding sequence GTGACGACCGCCAGCTCCAAGGTTGCCATCAAGCCGCTCGAGGACCGTATTGTGGTCCAGCCGCTCGACGCCGAGCAGACCACGGCCTCTGGCCTGGTCATCCCGGACACCGCGAAGGAGAAGCCCCAGGAGGGCGTCGTCCTCGCGGTGGGCCCGGGTCGCTTCGAGAACGGCGAGCGTCTGCCGCTCGACGTCAAGACCGGCGACGTCGTGCTGTACAGCAAGTACGGCGGCACCGAAGTCAAGTACAACGGCGAGGAGTACCTCGTCCTCTCGGCTCGCGACGTACTCGCGATCATCGAGAAGTAG
- a CDS encoding YciI family protein has protein sequence MPRYLSLIRIDEQNAPAEGPSPELMERMGALLEEVTKAGVMLDTAGLTPTSEGTRVTWSGGKLSYTDGPFTESKEVIGGYAIMQCKDKAEALEWTKRFLQVHEDFWTVTAEVREIAEG, from the coding sequence ATGCCGCGCTACCTGTCGTTGATCCGTATCGACGAGCAGAACGCCCCCGCCGAGGGGCCCAGCCCCGAGCTCATGGAGCGCATGGGCGCGCTGCTCGAGGAGGTCACCAAGGCCGGGGTCATGCTGGACACCGCCGGGCTCACCCCGACCTCCGAGGGCACCCGGGTCACCTGGTCCGGCGGGAAGCTGAGCTACACGGACGGGCCCTTCACCGAGAGCAAGGAAGTCATCGGCGGCTACGCCATCATGCAGTGCAAGGACAAGGCCGAGGCCCTGGAGTGGACCAAGCGCTTCCTGCAGGTCCACGAGGATTTCTGGACCGTCACCGCCGAGGTCCGCGAGATCGCCGAGGGTTGA